A stretch of Labrus mixtus chromosome 7, fLabMix1.1, whole genome shotgun sequence DNA encodes these proteins:
- the atf1 gene encoding cyclic AMP-dependent transcription factor ATF-1 isoform X1, whose translation MEEVHQGSNGTDSQTAIIPTSITTSQFSQIAQQMSLAGSSVALVQMPGGQFQVQGVIQSAQSSVIQSPQGQTAQIRDSDSEDSQDSSDSGGVTAQKTREILARRPSYRKILNELSSEEVTHIEVKDNSPASTGVTGVTVPTTPIYQTSSGQYITISANGTIQLATPGSEGIQGLQAVAMANSGGAQQGTTILQYAQTPDGQQILVPSNQVVVQGAGGEMQAYQIRTAPSSSLPQTVVMTSPVGKSDDPTMKREIRLAKNREAARECRRKKKEYVKCLENRVAVLENQNKTLIEELKTLKDLYCVKTG comes from the exons ATGGAAGAAGTACACCAAGGCAGCAATGGCACTGATTCACAGACTGCCATTATTCCCACATCCATCACAACCTCTCAGTTCTCACAGATAGCCCAACAG atgtCGCTAGCTGGTTCTTCAGTGGCTCTTGTACAGATGCCAGGGGGTCAGTTTCAGGTCCAAGGAGTGATCCAGTCTGCACAATCTTCGGTCATTCAGTCCCCTCAGGGTCAGACTGCGCAG ATCAGGGACTCAGATAGTGAAGATTCACAGGACTCATCAGACAGTGGAGGAGTCACTGCCCAAAAGACCCGAGAAATTCTAGCAAGGCGGCCTTCATACAG AAAAATTCTGAATGAACTTTCTTCAGAAGAAGTGACGCACATTGAAGTGAAGGATAACAGCCCGGCATCCACAGGAGTgacaggtgttacagtaccCACCACCCCAATCTACCAGACCAGCAGCGGCCAGTACA TTACCATATCAGCTAATGGCACAATCCAGTTGGCGACTCCAGGGTCTGAAGGCATTCAGGGACTACaggctgttgccatggcaaacTCAGGTGGAGCCCAGCAGGGTACTACCATCCTTCAGTATGCCCAGACACCTGACGGCCAGCAAATACTAGTGCCTAGCAACCAAGTTGTGGTACAAG GAGCAGGAGGTGAGATGCAAGCATACCAGATCCGAACAGCCCCATCCAGCTCGCTGCCTCAGACTGTAGTTATGACCTCTCCTGTGGGCAAATCTGATGATCCAACAATGAAGAGGGAAATCAGGCTTGCAAAAAACAG AGAGGCAGCTCGTGAATGTCGACGGAAGAAAAAAGAATATGTTAAATGCCTGGAAAACCGCGTCGCTGTTCTcgaaaaccaaaacaagaccCTTATTGAAGAACTCAAAACATTAAAGGACCTTTATTGTGTTAAAACAGGATAA
- the atf1 gene encoding cyclic AMP-dependent transcription factor ATF-1 isoform X2, which produces MEEVHQGSNGTDSQTAIIPTSITTSQFSQIAQQMSLAGSSVALVQMPGGQFQVQGVIQSAQSSVIQSPQGQTAQIRDSDSEDSQDSSDSGGVTAQKTREILARRPSYRKILNELSSEEVTHIEVKDNSPASTGVTGVTVPTTPIYQTSSGQYITISANGTIQLATPGSEGIQGLQAVAMANSGGAQQGTTILQYAQTPDGQQILVPSNQVVVQGGEMQAYQIRTAPSSSLPQTVVMTSPVGKSDDPTMKREIRLAKNREAARECRRKKKEYVKCLENRVAVLENQNKTLIEELKTLKDLYCVKTG; this is translated from the exons ATGGAAGAAGTACACCAAGGCAGCAATGGCACTGATTCACAGACTGCCATTATTCCCACATCCATCACAACCTCTCAGTTCTCACAGATAGCCCAACAG atgtCGCTAGCTGGTTCTTCAGTGGCTCTTGTACAGATGCCAGGGGGTCAGTTTCAGGTCCAAGGAGTGATCCAGTCTGCACAATCTTCGGTCATTCAGTCCCCTCAGGGTCAGACTGCGCAG ATCAGGGACTCAGATAGTGAAGATTCACAGGACTCATCAGACAGTGGAGGAGTCACTGCCCAAAAGACCCGAGAAATTCTAGCAAGGCGGCCTTCATACAG AAAAATTCTGAATGAACTTTCTTCAGAAGAAGTGACGCACATTGAAGTGAAGGATAACAGCCCGGCATCCACAGGAGTgacaggtgttacagtaccCACCACCCCAATCTACCAGACCAGCAGCGGCCAGTACA TTACCATATCAGCTAATGGCACAATCCAGTTGGCGACTCCAGGGTCTGAAGGCATTCAGGGACTACaggctgttgccatggcaaacTCAGGTGGAGCCCAGCAGGGTACTACCATCCTTCAGTATGCCCAGACACCTGACGGCCAGCAAATACTAGTGCCTAGCAACCAAGTTGTGGTACAAG GAGGTGAGATGCAAGCATACCAGATCCGAACAGCCCCATCCAGCTCGCTGCCTCAGACTGTAGTTATGACCTCTCCTGTGGGCAAATCTGATGATCCAACAATGAAGAGGGAAATCAGGCTTGCAAAAAACAG AGAGGCAGCTCGTGAATGTCGACGGAAGAAAAAAGAATATGTTAAATGCCTGGAAAACCGCGTCGCTGTTCTcgaaaaccaaaacaagaccCTTATTGAAGAACTCAAAACATTAAAGGACCTTTATTGTGTTAAAACAGGATAA
- the atf1 gene encoding cyclic AMP-dependent transcription factor ATF-1 isoform X3 gives MSLAGSSVALVQMPGGQFQVQGVIQSAQSSVIQSPQGQTAQIRDSDSEDSQDSSDSGGVTAQKTREILARRPSYRKILNELSSEEVTHIEVKDNSPASTGVTGVTVPTTPIYQTSSGQYITISANGTIQLATPGSEGIQGLQAVAMANSGGAQQGTTILQYAQTPDGQQILVPSNQVVVQGAGGEMQAYQIRTAPSSSLPQTVVMTSPVGKSDDPTMKREIRLAKNREAARECRRKKKEYVKCLENRVAVLENQNKTLIEELKTLKDLYCVKTG, from the exons atgtCGCTAGCTGGTTCTTCAGTGGCTCTTGTACAGATGCCAGGGGGTCAGTTTCAGGTCCAAGGAGTGATCCAGTCTGCACAATCTTCGGTCATTCAGTCCCCTCAGGGTCAGACTGCGCAG ATCAGGGACTCAGATAGTGAAGATTCACAGGACTCATCAGACAGTGGAGGAGTCACTGCCCAAAAGACCCGAGAAATTCTAGCAAGGCGGCCTTCATACAG AAAAATTCTGAATGAACTTTCTTCAGAAGAAGTGACGCACATTGAAGTGAAGGATAACAGCCCGGCATCCACAGGAGTgacaggtgttacagtaccCACCACCCCAATCTACCAGACCAGCAGCGGCCAGTACA TTACCATATCAGCTAATGGCACAATCCAGTTGGCGACTCCAGGGTCTGAAGGCATTCAGGGACTACaggctgttgccatggcaaacTCAGGTGGAGCCCAGCAGGGTACTACCATCCTTCAGTATGCCCAGACACCTGACGGCCAGCAAATACTAGTGCCTAGCAACCAAGTTGTGGTACAAG GAGCAGGAGGTGAGATGCAAGCATACCAGATCCGAACAGCCCCATCCAGCTCGCTGCCTCAGACTGTAGTTATGACCTCTCCTGTGGGCAAATCTGATGATCCAACAATGAAGAGGGAAATCAGGCTTGCAAAAAACAG AGAGGCAGCTCGTGAATGTCGACGGAAGAAAAAAGAATATGTTAAATGCCTGGAAAACCGCGTCGCTGTTCTcgaaaaccaaaacaagaccCTTATTGAAGAACTCAAAACATTAAAGGACCTTTATTGTGTTAAAACAGGATAA
- the LOC132977789 gene encoding N6-adenosine-methyltransferase TMT1A-like, with amino-acid sequence MSSCFMKLCRLLCLVMTLPLHLLEIAGLYGMYKRVFPLLAYNITFSYNDKMNEMKRELFRNVAKFANTDGTLRLLEIGCGSGANFKFYPYGCTVICTDPNPHFEKYLRLSMGSNTHLTYDEFIVARGEDMKEVKDESVDVVVCTLVLCSVNNALQVLHEVRRVLKPGGGFFFLEHVISNPSSWTYFFQHVLEPFWYYLGDGCRITRETWKELEAAGFSELNLKHIEAPEVTLMIRPHIMGYSIK; translated from the exons ATGAGCTCCTGCTTCATGAAATTATGCAGATTACTTTGTTTAGTGATGACTTTACCCTTACATCTGCTCGAGATCGCAGGTCTGTACGGTATGTACAAGCGCGTATTCCCCTTGCTGGCCTATAACATAACATTTTCGTACAACGACAAAATGAACGAAATGAAGAGAGAGCTTTTTCGAAACGTAGCTAAATTTGCAAACACCGATGGTACTCTTCGGCTGCTGGAGATCGGCTGTGGCAGCGGAGCAAACTTCAAGTTTTACCCTTACGGATGCACGGTGATCTGCACTGACCCCAACCCGCACTTTGAGAAATACCTGCGGTTGAGCATGGGCTCAAACACGCACCTGACGTATGACGAGTTTATAGTGGCGCGTGGGGAGGACATGAAGGAAGTAAAGGACGAGTCCGTGGACGTGGTAGTCTGCACCTTGGTACTGTGCTCTGTTAACAACGCGCTGCAGGTGCTGCACGAGGTGCGGCGCGTCCTCAAACCA GGTGGAGGCTTCTTCTTTTTGGAACATGTCATCTCTAATCCCTCCTCTTGGACGTACTTCTTCCAGCATGTGCTAGAGCCTTTCTGGTATTATCTTGGGGACGGGTGCAGGATTACCAGAGAAACATGGAAGGAACTAGAAGCAGCAGGTTTCTCTGAACTTAACCTGAAACACATAGAGGCCCCAGAAGTGACTCTGATGATAAGACCACATATCATGGGATACTCCATAAAATGA